From the Desulfovibrio sp. JY genome, one window contains:
- a CDS encoding 4Fe-4S dicluster domain-containing protein, whose product MKRRHFLGLLGAAGVTLTTGTKAKASDAADVAGLPNAFGVLFDASRCIGCRKCEAACNTVNELPKPDKPFDDLTVLDTERRTTATAYTVVDKYTPKAGENPVFRKIQCNHCMEPACASACFVKALKKTETGAVVYDASLCVGCRYCMVACPFNIPAYEYNKALTPRVMKCTMCYPRIKEGKLPGCVEACPKEALQFGRRRDLLNIAWDRITANTDKYVSHVYGEHEMGGTSWLYIAPKPSFAALGMDEHLGTTPAPELTAGALTAVPAVVGIWPVLLTGLYAVSKRKDRIAEEEKKAAVEAAIAKASAEAEAKLAEELTKAEVAGKRRIEVEVKKALEAAAKTSEGGEDA is encoded by the coding sequence ATGAAACGAAGACACTTTCTGGGCCTTTTGGGAGCGGCCGGGGTGACCCTGACCACAGGGACCAAGGCCAAGGCTTCCGACGCCGCGGATGTGGCGGGCCTGCCCAATGCGTTCGGGGTTCTCTTCGACGCCTCCCGCTGCATCGGCTGCCGCAAATGCGAGGCCGCCTGCAACACGGTCAACGAGCTGCCCAAACCCGACAAACCGTTCGACGACTTGACAGTGCTCGACACCGAGCGCCGCACGACCGCCACGGCCTACACCGTGGTCGACAAATACACGCCGAAGGCCGGCGAAAATCCGGTCTTCCGCAAGATCCAGTGCAACCACTGCATGGAGCCGGCCTGCGCCTCGGCCTGCTTTGTCAAGGCGCTCAAGAAAACCGAGACCGGCGCGGTGGTCTACGACGCCTCGCTGTGCGTCGGCTGCCGTTACTGCATGGTCGCCTGTCCGTTCAACATCCCGGCCTACGAATACAACAAGGCCCTGACGCCGCGGGTCATGAAGTGCACCATGTGCTACCCGCGCATCAAGGAAGGAAAGCTTCCCGGCTGCGTTGAGGCCTGCCCCAAGGAGGCCTTGCAGTTCGGCCGTCGTCGGGACCTGCTCAACATCGCCTGGGACCGGATCACGGCCAATACCGACAAATACGTGTCCCACGTCTACGGCGAGCACGAGATGGGCGGCACGAGCTGGCTGTATATCGCGCCGAAGCCGTCTTTCGCCGCCCTCGGCATGGACGAGCACCTGGGCACGACCCCCGCGCCGGAGCTGACGGCCGGGGCCCTGACCGCCGTGCCGGCCGTGGTCGGCATCTGGCCGGTGCTTCTGACCGGGCTTTACGCCGTCAGCAAGCGCAAGGACAGAATCGCCGAGGAAGAAAAGAAGGCGGCGGTCGAGGCGGCTATCGCCAAGGCCAGCGCCGAAGCCGAGGCCAAGCTGGCCGAGGAGCTGACCAAGGCCGAGGTGGCCGGCAAGCGCCGCATCGAGGTCGAGGTCAAAAAGGCCCTGGAAGCGGCCGCCAAGACATCCGAAGGCGGGGAGGACGCGTAA
- a CDS encoding response regulator produces the protein MSETLLLVDDEEDIRRFLGLFLSDLGYAVHAAANGEEALAMFDEVAPSIVLTDIKMPVMDGLELLKRIKARSPDTEVVMISGHGDMDLAISCLQYEAADFVTKPINHDILDAALKRIDEKLALRRELRQYTQNLEKLVREKSSRVVELERQLAAGQMAETMCQAISGLSADLGEGAGYFNEMPCFVAVHNASLEVVATNQLYKERLGDMVGHHSWEVYVGQALKGFDGPIWKTVQTGKGQRSRETLLCKNGNELPVMVHTSPIAATNGKVELVLEMAVDVSEIKRLQEELRVTQQKYMDLFDATPCYIAVRDATGKVVANNRRLVEDFGEGVGRACYDVFKHRSEPCPDCPAMGTFEDGEPHYQESVVTTRDGRQRNVLISTAAIRNAAGNVVEVMEMSADITSIRQLQSHLTSLGLMLGSISHGVKGMLTALEGAVYRVESGLRRGDADKTQAAAEAVKTLVGRVRNLVLNVLYYAKSRELAPETVDVAAFAAGVAQTVAPKAAREGVTLTSEIGEDLGVMAVDAANLQAALVNILENAVDACLADTDKPEHHIRYRVGREGTTLVFDIEDNGMGMDQETREKAFTLFFSSKGLKGTGLGLFIAHDMVAKHGGVIDLTSEPGVGTRFCVRIPDHPIPLEGTAPEVAVEQG, from the coding sequence ATGAGCGAAACCCTGCTCCTTGTCGACGACGAGGAAGACATCCGAAGGTTTTTAGGCCTGTTCCTGTCGGATCTGGGATACGCCGTGCACGCCGCCGCCAACGGCGAAGAGGCGCTGGCCATGTTCGACGAGGTGGCCCCCTCCATCGTCCTGACCGACATCAAGATGCCGGTCATGGACGGCCTTGAGCTTTTAAAGCGCATCAAGGCCAGAAGCCCGGACACCGAGGTCGTCATGATCTCCGGGCACGGCGACATGGACCTGGCCATAAGCTGCCTGCAGTACGAGGCCGCCGATTTCGTCACCAAGCCCATCAACCACGACATCCTCGACGCGGCCTTAAAGCGCATCGACGAGAAGCTGGCGTTGCGGCGCGAACTGCGCCAGTACACCCAGAATCTCGAAAAGCTTGTGCGCGAGAAGTCGTCCCGGGTGGTCGAGCTGGAGCGGCAACTGGCCGCCGGCCAGATGGCCGAGACCATGTGCCAGGCCATCTCCGGGCTCTCGGCCGATCTCGGCGAGGGCGCGGGCTATTTCAACGAGATGCCGTGCTTCGTGGCCGTGCACAACGCCTCCCTCGAGGTCGTGGCCACCAACCAGCTCTACAAGGAACGCCTCGGCGACATGGTCGGCCACCACAGCTGGGAGGTCTACGTCGGACAGGCGCTCAAGGGCTTCGACGGGCCCATCTGGAAGACCGTCCAGACAGGCAAGGGCCAGCGTTCGCGCGAGACCCTGCTGTGCAAAAACGGCAACGAGCTGCCGGTCATGGTCCACACCTCGCCCATCGCCGCGACCAACGGCAAGGTGGAGCTGGTCCTGGAAATGGCCGTGGACGTCAGCGAAATCAAGCGGCTCCAGGAAGAGTTGCGCGTCACCCAGCAGAAGTACATGGACCTTTTCGACGCCACGCCCTGCTATATCGCGGTGCGCGACGCCACGGGCAAGGTGGTGGCCAACAACCGCCGCCTGGTGGAGGACTTCGGCGAGGGCGTGGGCCGGGCCTGCTACGACGTCTTCAAGCACCGCAGCGAACCCTGCCCGGACTGCCCGGCCATGGGCACCTTCGAGGACGGCGAGCCCCATTACCAGGAATCGGTCGTCACCACCCGCGACGGCCGCCAGCGCAATGTGCTCATTTCCACGGCCGCCATCCGCAACGCCGCCGGAAACGTGGTCGAAGTCATGGAGATGTCGGCCGACATCACGAGCATCCGCCAGCTGCAAAGCCATCTCACCTCGCTCGGGCTCATGCTCGGGTCCATCTCGCACGGGGTCAAGGGCATGCTCACGGCGCTGGAGGGCGCGGTCTACCGGGTGGAATCGGGTCTGCGGCGCGGGGACGCGGACAAGACCCAGGCCGCGGCCGAGGCGGTCAAGACCCTCGTCGGCCGGGTACGCAACCTGGTGCTCAACGTCCTTTACTACGCCAAGTCCCGGGAACTGGCCCCGGAAACCGTGGACGTGGCCGCCTTCGCGGCCGGCGTCGCCCAGACCGTGGCGCCCAAGGCCGCCCGCGAGGGCGTGACGCTCACCTCCGAGATCGGCGAAGACCTCGGCGTGATGGCCGTGGACGCCGCCAATTTGCAGGCCGCCCTGGTCAACATCCTGGAAAACGCCGTGGACGCCTGTCTGGCCGACACGGACAAGCCCGAACACCATATCCGCTACCGGGTGGGCCGCGAAGGGACCACGCTGGTTTTCGACATCGAGGACAACGGCATGGGCATGGACCAGGAGACCCGGGAAAAGGCCTTCACGCTCTTTTTCTCCTCCAAGGGGCTCAAGGGCACGGGACTGGGGCTTTTTATCGCCCACGACATGGTAGCCAAGCACGGCGGCGTCATCGACCTGACCTCCGAACCAGGCGTCGGCACGCGCTTTTGCGTGCGCATTCCCGATCACCCGATCCCCCTGGAAGGAACCGCTCCGGAAGTGGCGGTGGAGCAGGGCTGA
- a CDS encoding PAS domain S-box protein, producing the protein MTGLDEAVALLGAMADREALLRVLLGLLRRWTGCEAVGVRLARGEDFPYYTTSGFPEAFVLAESKLCARNVDGRVARTPAGRAVLECMCGAVIEGRVDPSLPFFTSQGSFFVGSTSRLLAEAEAADLPPAIRNRCNAAGYETVALIPLRAGGRILGLLQINDRRPDQLDAAAVAGLERLAEGVAVLLARQETQQALAEAQALYQAVFFTNIAVKLLIDPVTGRIVDANPAACAFYGYPLESLRRLAIWDINTCRPEEALAHMRAARDGRQGVFHFTHRLAGGELREVEVYSGPVAYAGRTLLFSIIHDVTDRVRAEQARERAEQVLRHDLRSPLAGITGLANHLVGAGLGDEYREMAEVIRETAERLYTLVGRNLDLQKIEQGRYELRPELVAMAPALTGMAREAASLAHARQVRLTLTGEGFDDGGDGPLVAGERDLLALLFSNLLTNALEAAPAGTVVRLTLATTPTWAEIVIHNHGVIPAEIRPRFFTKYATSGKKDGTGLGAYNALAVARLHGGTIDWESEAATGTSLTVRLPLAACACAAQPG; encoded by the coding sequence ATGACGGGGCTGGACGAAGCCGTGGCCCTGCTTGGGGCCATGGCCGACCGGGAGGCGTTGCTGCGGGTGCTGCTCGGCCTGCTGCGCCGCTGGACGGGCTGCGAGGCCGTGGGCGTACGTCTGGCCCGGGGCGAGGATTTTCCCTATTACACCACCTCGGGTTTTCCCGAGGCCTTCGTGCTGGCCGAGTCGAAACTGTGCGCCAGGAACGTCGACGGCCGTGTGGCGCGCACCCCGGCCGGCCGAGCCGTGCTGGAGTGCATGTGCGGCGCGGTCATCGAAGGTCGCGTCGATCCCTCCCTGCCTTTTTTCACGTCCCAGGGCTCCTTTTTCGTTGGTTCGACCAGCCGTCTTCTGGCCGAGGCCGAGGCTGCGGACCTGCCGCCGGCCATACGCAACCGCTGCAACGCGGCCGGCTATGAAACCGTCGCCCTGATTCCGCTTCGCGCCGGCGGCCGCATCCTCGGGCTGCTCCAGATCAACGACCGGCGGCCCGATCAGCTGGACGCGGCCGCCGTGGCCGGCCTGGAGCGGCTGGCCGAGGGCGTGGCCGTGCTGCTGGCCCGACAGGAGACGCAGCAGGCCCTGGCCGAAGCCCAGGCGCTCTACCAGGCCGTCTTTTTCACCAACATCGCCGTCAAGCTGCTGATCGATCCGGTCACGGGCCGCATCGTGGACGCCAATCCCGCGGCCTGCGCCTTTTACGGCTATCCCCTTGAATCCCTGCGCCGGCTGGCCATCTGGGATATCAACACGTGCCGGCCCGAGGAGGCGCTTGCGCACATGCGGGCGGCGAGGGACGGGCGACAGGGCGTTTTCCATTTCACCCACCGGCTGGCCGGGGGCGAGTTGCGGGAGGTGGAGGTGTATTCGGGGCCGGTTGCCTACGCCGGCCGCACGCTCCTTTTCTCCATCATCCACGACGTCACGGACCGGGTGCGGGCCGAGCAGGCCAGGGAACGGGCCGAGCAGGTGCTGCGCCACGACCTGCGTTCGCCATTGGCCGGCATTACCGGTCTGGCCAACCATCTGGTCGGAGCCGGGCTCGGCGACGAATACCGGGAGATGGCCGAGGTGATCCGCGAGACGGCCGAGCGCCTTTACACGCTGGTCGGGCGCAACCTCGACCTGCAAAAAATCGAGCAGGGGCGCTACGAACTGCGGCCGGAGCTGGTGGCGATGGCCCCGGCGCTGACGGGCATGGCCCGGGAGGCGGCCAGCCTGGCCCATGCCCGCCAGGTGCGCCTGACGCTCACCGGAGAGGGTTTCGACGACGGTGGGGATGGACCGTTGGTCGCGGGGGAGCGGGACTTGCTGGCCCTGCTTTTCTCCAATCTTCTCACCAACGCCCTGGAAGCGGCTCCGGCCGGGACCGTGGTGCGGCTGACGCTTGCGACCACGCCGACATGGGCCGAGATCGTGATCCACAACCACGGCGTGATACCCGCGGAAATCCGACCGCGTTTTTTCACCAAGTACGCGACAAGCGGCAAGAAGGACGGCACCGGCCTTGGCGCTTATAACGCCCTGGCCGTGGCCCGGCTCCATGGCGGGACCATCGATTGGGAATCCGAGGCGGCGACCGGCACCAGCCTCACCGTGCGCCTGCCTCTGGCGGCCTGCGCCTGCGCGGCTCAGCCCGGCTGA
- a CDS encoding universal stress protein, with the protein MFGKIVFATSGAPDCDSAARVAFDMAGRYGSEIVVFHCLGIPGKGDSNLVLDVRTGEEVDPDEEYLEGVREELRTTYAIQLSACKNARIEIAVGNPSREVLRAARKEDADLIVMGARRAGVEVGGFYRRGVIGGTHRKVAKAARCPVLTVSRPAASFWGGFSNIVFATDFSKASQSAFKLAQSITRDVDGELHLFHCLDLDRLQSPIALTQEGIEGRLAEARRKIQVEYAAKLGDLAKRASIEVWEGSPYVEIVKFARERQADLIVMAHHTRNVDPDEGPDERPFGSTLEQVLVRATCPVVSVNRPDKLPEASEA; encoded by the coding sequence ATGTTTGGCAAGATAGTGTTTGCGACTTCGGGCGCGCCGGATTGCGACAGCGCCGCCCGCGTGGCCTTCGATATGGCGGGCCGCTACGGTTCGGAGATCGTGGTGTTCCATTGCCTGGGCATTCCGGGCAAGGGCGACAGCAACCTGGTGCTCGACGTGCGCACCGGCGAGGAAGTGGACCCCGACGAGGAGTACCTGGAGGGCGTGCGCGAGGAACTGCGCACCACCTATGCCATCCAGCTCTCGGCCTGCAAGAACGCCCGCATCGAGATCGCCGTGGGCAATCCCTCGCGCGAGGTGCTGCGCGCCGCCCGCAAGGAGGACGCGGACCTCATCGTCATGGGCGCCCGGCGCGCCGGCGTCGAGGTCGGCGGCTTCTACCGCCGGGGCGTCATCGGCGGCACCCACCGCAAGGTGGCCAAGGCCGCCCGCTGTCCGGTCCTGACCGTCTCGCGTCCGGCCGCCTCGTTTTGGGGCGGGTTTTCCAACATCGTGTTCGCCACCGACTTCTCCAAGGCGTCGCAGTCGGCTTTCAAGCTCGCCCAGAGCATCACCCGCGATGTCGACGGCGAACTGCATCTGTTTCACTGCCTGGACCTCGACCGGCTCCAGTCGCCCATCGCGCTGACCCAGGAGGGCATCGAGGGCCGGCTGGCCGAAGCCCGGCGCAAGATCCAGGTCGAATACGCCGCGAAACTCGGCGACCTGGCCAAGCGCGCCAGTATTGAGGTCTGGGAAGGATCGCCCTATGTGGAGATCGTCAAGTTCGCCCGGGAACGGCAGGCCGACCTCATCGTCATGGCCCACCACACCCGGAACGTCGATCCCGACGAGGGGCCCGACGAGCGTCCCTTCGGCAGCACTTTGGAGCAGGTCCTGGTGCGCGCCACCTGTCCCGTTGTGAGCGTCAACCGCCCGGACAAGCTGCCGGAAGCGTCCGAGGCGTGA
- a CDS encoding (Fe-S)-binding protein: MPEGIYCNKQPITTDEALKALLSDTRGKKYYEEMESLEVDREKLWSSIQKTMKSRMKTWLSVCARCGLCADSCFLYLVNDRNPEQVPSYKIHSTLGEIIKRKGDVDNAFMRHAMEVAWSQCTCCNRCAMYCPHGIDIGIMMGYLRGLLYSQGFVPWELKIGAGMHRVYRAQMDVTTEDWTETCDWMAEEQQDDWPGLEIPIDKEDADIMYTCNAREPKHYPEDLAEAAILFHIAGENWTVPSEGWEQTSLAMFAGDWEACKLQVQNVYAAIERLRPKRVIGTECGHAHRATVVEGPYWAGRPDGQPPRPYIHYVQWVAEALRTGKLKIDPTKRIKVPVTYQDSCNYVRNWGLAETAREILSYIVEPGYLREMTPNKEHNYCCGGGGGFNGIGKFRPQRNKALLTKRDQILATGAKLVISPCHNCWDAIRDLEEEYRIGIDWSFLKPLLIKMVVVPEHLKPKDDDGDA; the protein is encoded by the coding sequence ATGCCTGAAGGTATTTATTGCAACAAGCAGCCGATCACGACCGATGAGGCCTTAAAAGCGCTTCTTTCGGACACCCGCGGCAAGAAATACTACGAAGAGATGGAATCCCTGGAAGTGGACCGCGAAAAGCTGTGGTCCTCCATCCAGAAGACCATGAAGTCGCGCATGAAGACTTGGCTTTCGGTCTGTGCCCGCTGCGGGCTGTGCGCCGATTCCTGCTTCCTGTACCTCGTCAACGACCGCAACCCCGAGCAGGTGCCGTCCTACAAGATCCATTCGACGCTCGGCGAGATAATCAAGCGCAAGGGCGACGTGGACAACGCCTTCATGCGCCACGCCATGGAAGTGGCCTGGTCGCAGTGCACCTGCTGCAACCGCTGCGCCATGTACTGCCCCCACGGCATCGACATCGGCATCATGATGGGGTATTTGCGCGGTCTGCTCTATTCCCAGGGATTCGTGCCCTGGGAGCTCAAGATCGGGGCCGGCATGCACCGTGTCTACCGGGCCCAGATGGACGTCACCACCGAGGACTGGACCGAGACCTGCGACTGGATGGCCGAGGAGCAGCAGGACGACTGGCCCGGTCTCGAGATTCCCATCGACAAGGAAGACGCGGACATCATGTACACGTGCAATGCCCGCGAGCCCAAGCACTATCCCGAGGATCTGGCCGAGGCGGCCATCCTCTTCCATATCGCCGGGGAGAACTGGACAGTGCCTTCGGAAGGCTGGGAACAAACGAGCCTGGCCATGTTCGCTGGCGACTGGGAAGCCTGCAAGCTGCAGGTCCAAAACGTCTACGCCGCCATCGAGCGCCTGCGCCCCAAGCGGGTCATCGGCACGGAATGCGGCCACGCCCACCGGGCAACCGTCGTCGAGGGCCCGTACTGGGCCGGTCGTCCCGACGGCCAGCCGCCGCGTCCCTACATCCACTACGTGCAGTGGGTGGCCGAGGCGCTGCGCACCGGCAAGCTGAAAATCGACCCCACCAAGCGCATCAAGGTCCCGGTCACCTACCAGGACTCCTGCAACTACGTGCGCAACTGGGGCCTGGCCGAGACCGCTCGCGAGATTCTCTCCTACATCGTCGAGCCCGGCTATCTGCGCGAGATGACGCCCAACAAGGAGCACAACTACTGTTGCGGCGGCGGCGGCGGGTTCAACGGCATCGGCAAGTTCCGTCCCCAGCGCAACAAGGCGCTTTTGACCAAGCGCGACCAGATCCTCGCCACCGGGGCCAAGCTCGTCATCTCGCCCTGCCACAACTGCTGGGACGCCATCCGGGACCTGGAGGAAGAGTACCGCATCGGCATCGACTGGTCGTTCCTCAAGCCGTTGCTCATTAAAATGGTCGTCGTGCCGGAACACTTGAAACCCAAGGACGACGATGGCGATGCATAG
- the hybB gene encoding Ni/Fe-hydrogenase cytochrome b subunit: MSTENTKNSLFTPFNIIAGVILAAGIVVTIMRFTMGLGAVTNLSDNNPWGLWIGFDLLCGVALAAGGYTTSAACYIFGFKRFHAAVRPAILTAFLGYALVVFALGYDVGRPWRLPYPIFYSQGTTSVLFEVGLCVFIYLTVLFIEYLPAALEWLGGFDKYRTVLIKVTMGLTILGVILSTLHQSSLGALYLIVPSKLHPLWYTPYLPVMFFMSSMFAGLSMVVFEGTLSHRYFHDKMDDDYNANYMDLQFAFAKGAAWIMSGYLAMKLIGLAMDNRWHYLFTGFGAWWLFEVVGFVVLPCYCYAVGYRDRNIGLVRIAAPWTVIGIILNRFDVSLVAFNWKLPSALRYFPSVSEIIISLFVVTVGVLAFRFIVTRMPIFYAHPAYKDSSH; the protein is encoded by the coding sequence ATGTCGACGGAAAACACCAAAAACTCGCTTTTCACGCCCTTCAACATCATCGCGGGCGTGATTTTGGCCGCCGGCATCGTGGTGACCATCATGCGCTTCACCATGGGCCTTGGCGCGGTCACCAACCTGTCGGACAACAACCCCTGGGGCCTGTGGATCGGCTTCGACCTGCTGTGCGGCGTGGCGCTGGCCGCCGGCGGCTACACCACCTCGGCCGCCTGCTACATCTTCGGGTTCAAGCGCTTCCACGCCGCCGTGCGTCCGGCCATCCTGACGGCCTTTTTGGGCTACGCCCTGGTCGTTTTCGCCCTTGGCTACGACGTCGGCCGTCCCTGGCGCCTGCCGTACCCCATCTTCTATTCCCAGGGCACGACCTCGGTTCTGTTCGAAGTCGGCCTGTGCGTGTTCATCTACCTGACGGTGCTCTTTATCGAATACCTGCCGGCCGCCCTGGAATGGCTGGGCGGGTTCGACAAGTACCGCACGGTGCTGATCAAGGTGACCATGGGGCTCACCATCCTCGGCGTCATCCTCTCGACCCTGCACCAGAGCTCGCTCGGCGCGCTCTACCTGATCGTCCCGTCCAAGCTGCATCCCCTGTGGTACACGCCGTATCTGCCGGTGATGTTTTTCATGTCGAGCATGTTCGCCGGCCTGTCCATGGTCGTCTTCGAGGGGACGCTGTCCCACAGGTACTTCCATGACAAGATGGACGACGACTACAACGCCAACTACATGGACCTGCAATTCGCCTTCGCCAAGGGCGCGGCCTGGATCATGTCCGGCTACCTGGCCATGAAGCTCATCGGCCTGGCCATGGACAACCGCTGGCACTACCTCTTCACCGGCTTCGGCGCCTGGTGGCTGTTCGAGGTCGTCGGCTTCGTGGTGCTGCCGTGCTACTGCTACGCCGTGGGTTACCGCGACCGCAACATCGGACTGGTGCGCATCGCCGCGCCCTGGACCGTCATCGGCATCATCCTGAACCGCTTCGACGTGAGCCTGGTCGCCTTCAACTGGAAGCTGCCGAGCGCGCTGCGCTACTTTCCGAGCGTGAGCGAAATCATCATCTCGCTGTTCGTGGTCACCGTCGGCGTGCTGGCCTTCCGCTTCATCGTCACGCGCATGCCGATTTTCTACGCCCACCCGGCCTACAAAGACTCGTCCCACTAG
- a CDS encoding cytochrome c family protein: MKNAKQRTGSLLVALALLGAGGLLSLMAGGGAARAQGDDKLRADILSIDELKKFGPLTQPPVVFLHDKHTAALGKQKQFYKKECGTCHLSDKDGTMFLAYQRDDKPMDADRIKETFHANCIGCHKKMAEDGMKAGPTDVQCKGCHNGNPDVASNWQPLVVDKKLHYRHAATQAESENKCGACHHIYDEAAGKTIAAPAPEKVPGACVYCHTESGTDVKGRKPEKIRSLRLATHGECVTCHRSIAAAGGKDVATGPTTCAGCHGPLDQKAIAETSRKKVPADADLRIKRGQPDFALVRPVKAEKPLVGADGKPIKDYGMPPVPFDHKYHESKNETCVSCHHAALTSCAACHTPAGDEKGGYVPLEAAMHKVEALQSCAGCHAAQQKKPECAGCHASMKKGVGDVSQCGSCHVPPQGALEQSVAEFMERRDKDAAAMAPGLAEKLLAGKRSETATIAVEDIPETVTLGSLAKDYQPSVLPHRKIVLSLVAGMKGDKLAGAFHATDTTVCQGCHHMSPASKTPPRCGNCHPAVEGTAATPRPTLKAAYHNQCMNCHTAMGISGKVADKAPGAKPVPKSTDCTGCHAAKKN; encoded by the coding sequence ATGAAAAACGCAAAACAGCGCACGGGTTCGCTGCTTGTCGCACTGGCCCTGCTCGGGGCCGGCGGCCTGCTTTCACTCATGGCTGGAGGGGGCGCGGCCAGGGCCCAGGGCGACGACAAGCTGCGAGCCGACATCCTCTCCATCGACGAACTGAAAAAGTTCGGCCCACTCACCCAGCCCCCGGTCGTCTTCCTGCACGACAAGCACACGGCCGCCTTGGGCAAACAGAAACAGTTCTACAAGAAGGAATGCGGCACCTGCCACCTGTCCGACAAGGACGGCACCATGTTCCTGGCCTATCAGCGCGATGACAAGCCCATGGACGCCGACAGGATCAAGGAAACCTTTCACGCCAACTGCATCGGCTGCCACAAGAAGATGGCCGAGGACGGCATGAAGGCCGGTCCCACGGACGTGCAGTGCAAGGGCTGCCACAACGGCAACCCGGACGTGGCTTCCAACTGGCAGCCCCTTGTCGTCGACAAGAAGCTCCATTACCGCCACGCCGCCACCCAGGCCGAATCCGAGAACAAGTGCGGCGCCTGCCACCACATCTATGATGAGGCCGCCGGCAAGACCATCGCCGCGCCGGCCCCCGAGAAGGTGCCCGGAGCCTGCGTCTACTGCCACACCGAATCCGGCACCGACGTCAAGGGCCGCAAGCCCGAGAAGATCCGGTCCCTGCGCCTGGCCACCCACGGCGAATGCGTGACCTGCCACCGTTCCATCGCCGCTGCCGGCGGCAAGGACGTGGCGACCGGACCAACCACCTGCGCCGGCTGCCACGGTCCGCTGGACCAGAAGGCCATTGCCGAGACGTCGCGCAAAAAGGTCCCGGCCGACGCCGACCTGCGCATCAAGCGCGGCCAGCCCGATTTCGCCCTGGTCCGCCCGGTCAAGGCGGAAAAACCGCTGGTCGGCGCGGACGGCAAGCCGATCAAGGACTACGGCATGCCGCCGGTGCCCTTTGACCACAAATATCACGAATCCAAGAACGAGACCTGCGTCTCCTGCCACCATGCCGCGCTGACCTCCTGCGCCGCCTGCCACACCCCGGCCGGCGACGAGAAGGGCGGCTACGTGCCCCTCGAAGCGGCCATGCACAAGGTCGAGGCCCTGCAAAGCTGCGCCGGCTGCCATGCCGCGCAGCAGAAAAAGCCCGAGTGCGCCGGCTGCCACGCGTCCATGAAAAAGGGCGTGGGCGACGTCTCGCAGTGCGGCTCCTGCCACGTGCCCCCCCAGGGCGCGTTGGAACAGTCCGTGGCCGAGTTCATGGAACGCCGCGACAAGGACGCCGCCGCCATGGCCCCGGGCCTGGCCGAGAAGCTCCTGGCCGGCAAGCGTTCCGAGACGGCCACCATCGCGGTCGAGGACATTCCCGAAACCGTGACCCTCGGATCGCTGGCCAAGGACTACCAGCCTTCGGTTCTGCCCCACCGCAAGATCGTGCTGTCCCTGGTCGCGGGCATGAAGGGCGACAAGCTCGCCGGCGCTTTCCACGCCACGGACACCACCGTGTGCCAGGGCTGCCACCACATGAGCCCCGCCTCCAAGACGCCGCCGCGCTGCGGCAACTGCCACCCGGCCGTGGAAGGAACAGCCGCCACGCCCCGTCCGACCCTCAAGGCCGCCTACCACAACCAGTGCATGAACTGCCACACGGCCATGGGCATCAGCGGCAAGGTTGCGGACAAGGCCCCCGGGGCCAAGCCCGTGCCCAAATCCACGGACTGCACCGGCTGTCACGCGGCAAAGAAGAACTAG
- a CDS encoding response regulator, with amino-acid sequence MSKKTILTVDDDPNIRDYLDALFTDNGYEVVTAESGERAMELLKDLRPDCITLDVEMPDKTGPWVSRAIGKDPSLAAIPIVVITGHTELTYIIPKAAAFIGKPFDADEVLRVVAQAIGE; translated from the coding sequence ATGAGCAAGAAAACCATACTGACGGTCGACGACGATCCCAATATCCGCGACTACCTGGACGCGCTTTTTACCGACAACGGCTACGAGGTCGTCACCGCCGAAAGCGGGGAGCGGGCCATGGAGCTCTTAAAGGATCTCCGGCCGGACTGCATCACCCTGGACGTGGAGATGCCCGACAAGACCGGCCCCTGGGTCAGCCGGGCCATCGGCAAGGACCCGTCCCTGGCCGCCATCCCCATTGTCGTCATCACCGGCCACACGGAACTGACCTACATCATCCCCAAGGCCGCGGCCTTCATCGGCAAGCCCTTTGACGCCGACGAGGTGCTGCGGGTGGTTGCGCAAGCCATAGGCGAATAA